The following proteins come from a genomic window of Sorghum bicolor cultivar BTx623 chromosome 3, Sorghum_bicolor_NCBIv3, whole genome shotgun sequence:
- the LOC110433889 gene encoding auxin-responsive protein IAA6-like isoform X4: MGDSKEREPLPRLLDLIPDGKQCKGREAQGAGRSSRNTGFGSEEDKHLELKLGPPGLVEQGATAAASRGIQREIPALSLGCFPHKPSSKPAINTTATGTKRGFLDTIEAKTEGRDEQKQQAGAGCGKELALDQKITAASERKKGFCPPTSQHAPPPAAATVHDRSHAQGRRSSAPVVGWPPVRSFRRNLAHGSSSKQSIEPQNTEASMKEKLACKKNPLVKINMDGIPIGRKVDLGAYDSYERLSLGVKELFHGFLEAQKDLSSAGSTQPGATEKIFSQLLDGSGEYTLVYQDNEGDRMLVGDVPWKLQ, from the exons ATGGGAGACTCCAAAGAAAGAGAACCTCTTCCACGGCTGCTTGATCTTATCCCGGATGGGAAACAATGTAAGGGGAGGGAAGCACAAGGCGCAGGAAGATCATCAAGGAACACAGGCTTTGGGAGCGAGGAGGACAAGCACCTAGAGCTCAAACTCGGTCCTCCGGGTCTCGTCGAACAAGGGGCGACAGCAGCAGCGTCAAGAGGGATACAGCGAGAGATTCCGGCTCTCTCGCTTGGTTGCTTCCCACATAAACCCTCCTCCAAGCCTGCAATAAACACTACTGCGACTGGGACAAAGAGGGGGTTCTTAGACACCATTGAGGCCAAAACAGAAG GTCGTGATGAGCAGAAGCAGCAGGCTGGAGCTGGATGTGGGAAGGAACTAGCACTGGACCAGAAGATAACAGCCGCGAGCGAGAGAAAGAAAGGATTCTGCCCGCCAACATCAcagcatgcccctcctcctgctgctgcaaCTGTGCACGACAGATCACACGCCCAGGGAAG AAGGTCTTCAGCTCCGGTTGTCGGTTGGCCTCCAGTGAGATCCTTCAGGAGAAATCTTGCTCATGGCAGTTCATCCAAACAATCCATTGAGCCACAAAATACTGAAGCTAGCATGAAGGAGAAGCTTGCCTGCAAGAAGAATCCTCTTGTAAAAATCAACATGGATGGAATCCCCATTGGAAGGAAAGTAGACCTTGGAGCCTATGACAGCTACGAGAGGCTATCATTGGGCGTCAAAGAGCTTTTCCATGGTTTTCTTGAAG CTCAAAAGGATCTATCTAGTGCTGGAAGTACACAGCCAGGGGCCACTGAAAAAATATTTTCTCAATTATTGGATGGATCTGGTGAATATACTCTAGTTTACCAAGACAATGAAGGAGACAGGATGCTGGTAGGGGATGTGCCGTGGAA aTTGCAGTAG
- the LOC110433889 gene encoding auxin-responsive protein IAA6-like isoform X5 produces MGDSKEREPLPRLLDLIPDGKQCKGREAQGAGRSSRNTGFGSEEDKHLELKLGPPGLVEQGATAAASRGIQREIPALSLGCFPHKPSSKPAINTTATGTKRGFLDTIEAKTEGRDEQKQQAGAGCGKELALDQKITAASERKKGFCPPTSQHAPPPAAATVHDRSHAQGRRSSAPVVGWPPVRSFRRNLAHGSSSKQSIEPQNTEASMKEKLACKKNPLVKINMDGIPIGRKVDLGAYDSYERLSLGVKELFHGFLEAQKDLSSAGSTQPGATEKIFSQLLDGSGEYTLVYQDNEGDRMLCICVNC; encoded by the exons ATGGGAGACTCCAAAGAAAGAGAACCTCTTCCACGGCTGCTTGATCTTATCCCGGATGGGAAACAATGTAAGGGGAGGGAAGCACAAGGCGCAGGAAGATCATCAAGGAACACAGGCTTTGGGAGCGAGGAGGACAAGCACCTAGAGCTCAAACTCGGTCCTCCGGGTCTCGTCGAACAAGGGGCGACAGCAGCAGCGTCAAGAGGGATACAGCGAGAGATTCCGGCTCTCTCGCTTGGTTGCTTCCCACATAAACCCTCCTCCAAGCCTGCAATAAACACTACTGCGACTGGGACAAAGAGGGGGTTCTTAGACACCATTGAGGCCAAAACAGAAG GTCGTGATGAGCAGAAGCAGCAGGCTGGAGCTGGATGTGGGAAGGAACTAGCACTGGACCAGAAGATAACAGCCGCGAGCGAGAGAAAGAAAGGATTCTGCCCGCCAACATCAcagcatgcccctcctcctgctgctgcaaCTGTGCACGACAGATCACACGCCCAGGGAAG AAGGTCTTCAGCTCCGGTTGTCGGTTGGCCTCCAGTGAGATCCTTCAGGAGAAATCTTGCTCATGGCAGTTCATCCAAACAATCCATTGAGCCACAAAATACTGAAGCTAGCATGAAGGAGAAGCTTGCCTGCAAGAAGAATCCTCTTGTAAAAATCAACATGGATGGAATCCCCATTGGAAGGAAAGTAGACCTTGGAGCCTATGACAGCTACGAGAGGCTATCATTGGGCGTCAAAGAGCTTTTCCATGGTTTTCTTGAAG CTCAAAAGGATCTATCTAGTGCTGGAAGTACACAGCCAGGGGCCACTGAAAAAATATTTTCTCAATTATTGGATGGATCTGGTGAATATACTCTAGTTTACCAAGACAATGAAGGAGACAGGATGCTG TGTATTTGTGTCAACTGCTAA
- the LOC110433889 gene encoding auxin-responsive protein IAA6-like isoform X1 — protein sequence MGDSKEREPLPRLLDLIPDGKQCKGREAQGAGRSSRNTGFGSEEDKHLELKLGPPGLVEQGATAAASRGIQREIPALSLGCFPHKPSSKPAINTTATGTKRGFLDTIEAKTEGRDEQKQQAGAGCGKELALDQKITAASERKKGFCPPTSQHAPPPAAATVHDRSHAQGRRSSAPVVGWPPVRSFRRNLAHGSSSKQSIEPQNTEASMKEKLACKKNPLVKINMDGIPIGRKVDLGAYDSYERLSLGVKELFHGFLEAQKDLSSAGSTQPGATEKIFSQLLDGSGEYTLVYQDNEGDRMLVGDVPWNVFVSTAKRLRVLRSSELSHGLVGTRAPQIAVAPRRGPDC from the exons ATGGGAGACTCCAAAGAAAGAGAACCTCTTCCACGGCTGCTTGATCTTATCCCGGATGGGAAACAATGTAAGGGGAGGGAAGCACAAGGCGCAGGAAGATCATCAAGGAACACAGGCTTTGGGAGCGAGGAGGACAAGCACCTAGAGCTCAAACTCGGTCCTCCGGGTCTCGTCGAACAAGGGGCGACAGCAGCAGCGTCAAGAGGGATACAGCGAGAGATTCCGGCTCTCTCGCTTGGTTGCTTCCCACATAAACCCTCCTCCAAGCCTGCAATAAACACTACTGCGACTGGGACAAAGAGGGGGTTCTTAGACACCATTGAGGCCAAAACAGAAG GTCGTGATGAGCAGAAGCAGCAGGCTGGAGCTGGATGTGGGAAGGAACTAGCACTGGACCAGAAGATAACAGCCGCGAGCGAGAGAAAGAAAGGATTCTGCCCGCCAACATCAcagcatgcccctcctcctgctgctgcaaCTGTGCACGACAGATCACACGCCCAGGGAAG AAGGTCTTCAGCTCCGGTTGTCGGTTGGCCTCCAGTGAGATCCTTCAGGAGAAATCTTGCTCATGGCAGTTCATCCAAACAATCCATTGAGCCACAAAATACTGAAGCTAGCATGAAGGAGAAGCTTGCCTGCAAGAAGAATCCTCTTGTAAAAATCAACATGGATGGAATCCCCATTGGAAGGAAAGTAGACCTTGGAGCCTATGACAGCTACGAGAGGCTATCATTGGGCGTCAAAGAGCTTTTCCATGGTTTTCTTGAAG CTCAAAAGGATCTATCTAGTGCTGGAAGTACACAGCCAGGGGCCACTGAAAAAATATTTTCTCAATTATTGGATGGATCTGGTGAATATACTCTAGTTTACCAAGACAATGAAGGAGACAGGATGCTGGTAGGGGATGTGCCGTGGAA TGTATTTGTGTCAACTGCTAAAAGGCTGAGGGTTTTGAGGAGCTCAGAGCTTTCCCATGGTTTGGTAGGCACAAGGGCACCTCAA aTTGCAGTAGCTCCTAGAAGAGGACCAGATTGCTGA
- the LOC110433889 gene encoding auxin-responsive protein IAA6-like isoform X2 → MGDSKEREPLPRLLDLIPDGKQCKGREAQGAGRSSRNTGFGSEEDKHLELKLGPPGLVEQGATAAASRGIQREIPALSLGCFPHKPSSKPAINTTATGTKRGFLDTIEAKTEGRDEQKQQAGAGCGKELALDQKITAASERKKGFCPPTSQHAPPPAAATVHDRSHAQGRSSAPVVGWPPVRSFRRNLAHGSSSKQSIEPQNTEASMKEKLACKKNPLVKINMDGIPIGRKVDLGAYDSYERLSLGVKELFHGFLEAQKDLSSAGSTQPGATEKIFSQLLDGSGEYTLVYQDNEGDRMLVGDVPWNVFVSTAKRLRVLRSSELSHGLVGTRAPQIAVAPRRGPDC, encoded by the exons ATGGGAGACTCCAAAGAAAGAGAACCTCTTCCACGGCTGCTTGATCTTATCCCGGATGGGAAACAATGTAAGGGGAGGGAAGCACAAGGCGCAGGAAGATCATCAAGGAACACAGGCTTTGGGAGCGAGGAGGACAAGCACCTAGAGCTCAAACTCGGTCCTCCGGGTCTCGTCGAACAAGGGGCGACAGCAGCAGCGTCAAGAGGGATACAGCGAGAGATTCCGGCTCTCTCGCTTGGTTGCTTCCCACATAAACCCTCCTCCAAGCCTGCAATAAACACTACTGCGACTGGGACAAAGAGGGGGTTCTTAGACACCATTGAGGCCAAAACAGAAG GTCGTGATGAGCAGAAGCAGCAGGCTGGAGCTGGATGTGGGAAGGAACTAGCACTGGACCAGAAGATAACAGCCGCGAGCGAGAGAAAGAAAGGATTCTGCCCGCCAACATCAcagcatgcccctcctcctgctgctgcaaCTGTGCACGACAGATCACACGCCCAGGGAAG GTCTTCAGCTCCGGTTGTCGGTTGGCCTCCAGTGAGATCCTTCAGGAGAAATCTTGCTCATGGCAGTTCATCCAAACAATCCATTGAGCCACAAAATACTGAAGCTAGCATGAAGGAGAAGCTTGCCTGCAAGAAGAATCCTCTTGTAAAAATCAACATGGATGGAATCCCCATTGGAAGGAAAGTAGACCTTGGAGCCTATGACAGCTACGAGAGGCTATCATTGGGCGTCAAAGAGCTTTTCCATGGTTTTCTTGAAG CTCAAAAGGATCTATCTAGTGCTGGAAGTACACAGCCAGGGGCCACTGAAAAAATATTTTCTCAATTATTGGATGGATCTGGTGAATATACTCTAGTTTACCAAGACAATGAAGGAGACAGGATGCTGGTAGGGGATGTGCCGTGGAA TGTATTTGTGTCAACTGCTAAAAGGCTGAGGGTTTTGAGGAGCTCAGAGCTTTCCCATGGTTTGGTAGGCACAAGGGCACCTCAA aTTGCAGTAGCTCCTAGAAGAGGACCAGATTGCTGA
- the LOC110433889 gene encoding auxin-responsive protein IAA6-like isoform X3: MGDSKEREPLPRLLDLIPDGKQCKGREAQGAGRSSRNTGFGSEEDKHLELKLGPPGLVEQGATAAASRGIQREIPALSLGCFPHKPSSKPAINTTATGTKRGFLDTIEAKTEGRDEQKQQAGAGCGKELALDQKITAASERKKGFCPPTSQHAPPPAAATVHDRSHAQGRRSSAPVVGWPPVRSFRRNLAHGSSSKQSIEPQNTEASMKEKLACKKNPLVKINMDGIPIGRKVDLGAYDSYERLSLGVKELFHGFLEAQKDLSSAGSTQPGATEKIFSQLLDGSGEYTLVYQDNEGDRMLVGDVPWNVFVSTAKRLRVLRSSELSHGLIAVAPRRGPDC; encoded by the exons ATGGGAGACTCCAAAGAAAGAGAACCTCTTCCACGGCTGCTTGATCTTATCCCGGATGGGAAACAATGTAAGGGGAGGGAAGCACAAGGCGCAGGAAGATCATCAAGGAACACAGGCTTTGGGAGCGAGGAGGACAAGCACCTAGAGCTCAAACTCGGTCCTCCGGGTCTCGTCGAACAAGGGGCGACAGCAGCAGCGTCAAGAGGGATACAGCGAGAGATTCCGGCTCTCTCGCTTGGTTGCTTCCCACATAAACCCTCCTCCAAGCCTGCAATAAACACTACTGCGACTGGGACAAAGAGGGGGTTCTTAGACACCATTGAGGCCAAAACAGAAG GTCGTGATGAGCAGAAGCAGCAGGCTGGAGCTGGATGTGGGAAGGAACTAGCACTGGACCAGAAGATAACAGCCGCGAGCGAGAGAAAGAAAGGATTCTGCCCGCCAACATCAcagcatgcccctcctcctgctgctgcaaCTGTGCACGACAGATCACACGCCCAGGGAAG AAGGTCTTCAGCTCCGGTTGTCGGTTGGCCTCCAGTGAGATCCTTCAGGAGAAATCTTGCTCATGGCAGTTCATCCAAACAATCCATTGAGCCACAAAATACTGAAGCTAGCATGAAGGAGAAGCTTGCCTGCAAGAAGAATCCTCTTGTAAAAATCAACATGGATGGAATCCCCATTGGAAGGAAAGTAGACCTTGGAGCCTATGACAGCTACGAGAGGCTATCATTGGGCGTCAAAGAGCTTTTCCATGGTTTTCTTGAAG CTCAAAAGGATCTATCTAGTGCTGGAAGTACACAGCCAGGGGCCACTGAAAAAATATTTTCTCAATTATTGGATGGATCTGGTGAATATACTCTAGTTTACCAAGACAATGAAGGAGACAGGATGCTGGTAGGGGATGTGCCGTGGAA TGTATTTGTGTCAACTGCTAAAAGGCTGAGGGTTTTGAGGAGCTCAGAGCTTTCCCATGGTTTG aTTGCAGTAGCTCCTAGAAGAGGACCAGATTGCTGA
- the LOC8075552 gene encoding rRNA methyltransferase 1, mitochondrial: MLHSSLSKSHPLPLLAAASSPRRTLVAGLLRAGYLSKHPASPTAPSPTTTARASARAATSPGESRFGLGGRVSFSTAPDGSALAGGGRALPWLAAETANSAPVARTSAGRSSSWESSAEKFFSRDDQYARREVSGVRMKDKVPIKDDDDNEAIGNPERGRIKGRYQRREVPGNRMPNNVAIREQEDDDENEPIDNPKWGKIKDRYQRVVGRDGGSRGERFRRERFDKPDVRQWNKQENWGRKTGKEAGESSVPNIVGQGVYGVGPVLAALMARRREFYALYIQESMDLSGNNKKRKDKKAVEKVLRMAEEIGLKVIETSKHDLNMVVDNRPHQGVVLDASPLEMVNIKELDPVRVEGGKAPVWIALDEIMDPQNLGAIIRSAYYFGAQGVILCAKNSAPLSGVVSKASAGSLELIELLSCRNMMQFLSSSAENGWRVLGGTIANKAVPLSEVEIGVPTILVMGSEGTGLRPLVERSCTHLVRIPGNVDVFVEGAGADADAGEEGDSSSSNQDLRSFLAVESLNVSVAAGVLLYHLAAKDACLRSDKPSVTLM; this comes from the coding sequence ATGCTCCACTCTAGCTTGTCCAAGTCCCACCCTCTTCCGCTCCTCGCAGCGGCGTCTTCGCCCCGCCGCACCCTCGTCGCCGGCCTCCTCCGCGCCGGCTACCTCTCGAAGCATCCAGCCTCTCCAACCGCGCCTAGTCCGACCACAACCGCCCGTGCGAGCGCCAGGGCCGCCACTTCCCCGGGCGAATCCCGCTTCGGTCTGGGAGGCAGGGTTTCGTTCTCCACCGCGCCAGATGGGTCCGCATTGGCTGGCGGCGGGAGGGCGCTTCCCTGGCTTGCCGCCGAGACTGCCAACAGCGCTCCCGTTGCTAGGACTAGCGCCGGCCGATCCTCCTCGTGGGAGAGCTCCGCGGAGAAGTTCTTCTCGAGAGACGACCAATACGCGCGAAGAGAAGTGTCGGGAGTCAGGATGAAGGACAAGGTACCGattaaggatgatgatgataatgaggCAATTGGTAATCCTGAACGGGGAAGGATTAAGGGCAGGTATCAACGAAGAGAGGTGCCGGGAAACAGGATGCCAAACAACGTGGCGATTAGGGAACAAGAGGATGATGATGAGAATGAGCCAATTGACAATCCCAAATGGGGAAAGATTAAGGACAGGTACCAGCGAGTTGTGGGGAGGGATGGAGGGTCCCGTGGTGAGAGGTTTAGGAGGGAGAGATTTGACAAGCCAGATGTGAGGCAGTGGAACAAGCAGGAGAATTGGGGAAGGAAAACAGGGAAGGAAGCAGGGGAATCATCGGTGCCAAACATAGTGGGGCAAGGAGTTTATGGTGTTGGGCCGGTCCTTGCAGCACTCATGGCTCGGAGGAGGGAATTTTATGCATTGTATATACAGGAAAGTATGGATTTGAGCGGGAACAACAAGAAAAGGAAAGATAAGAAGGCAGTTGAGAAAGTGCTACGGATGGCAGAGGAGATTGGGCTGAAGGTAATTGAGACTTCAAAGCATGATCTTAACATGGTGGTGGATAACCGACCACACCAAGGTGTGGTGCTTGATGCATCACCCTTGGAAATGGTTAATATAAAGGAGTTAGATCCAGTCAGGGTAGAAGGTGGAAAGGCACCTGTGTGGATAGCCTTGGATGAGATTATGGATCCTCAGAATTTAGGAGCCATTATTAGGTCCGCCTACTACTTTGGTGCTCAGGGTGTTATTTTATGTGCTAAGAACTCTGCTCCATTAAGTGGAGTAGTGAGCAAAGCTAGTGCAGGTTCGCTTGAGTTGATTGAGCTACTCTCCTGCAGAAACATGATGCAGTTCTTGTCTTCATCAGCTGAAAATGGTTGGCGAGTCCTTGGTGGTACCATTGCTAACAAAGCTGTACCTCTCTCTGAAGTGGAAATAGGGGTGCCAACTATTCTTGTGATGGGTAGTGAAGGCACTGGTTTGAGACCCCTTGTTGAGCGATCCTGCACACATTTGGTCAGAATACCTGGAAATGTTGATGTATTTGTTGAAGGAGCAGGAGCAGATGCAGATGCAGGGGAAGAAGGTGACAGTTCTTCTAGTAATCAAGATTTGAGATCATTCCTTGCGGTGGAGAGTTTGAATGTTAGTGTTGCAGCAGGCGTGTTGCTTTATCATCTGGCTGCAAAAGATGCCTGTCTCAGAAGCGATAAGCCTAGTGTTACTCTAATGTAA